A stretch of DNA from Campylobacter concisus:
CCAAAAGATCACCACAAAGCCTATAAAGCCAAAAATCGCCATAAAGACGATAAATTCATTTAACCCCCATGATCCAGCTAAATTTATTAATCCTGCTGTCTCTCTTATCTCGTCACTAAAATTTAAGCCGCTATTTTCCATCCGCTATCCCTATGCATTGTTTTAATAGATCCTCACACTTTAAAAAATAAATCATCTTTGCCTTGTGTGCTTCAAAGCTACCATCATTATTTGGCTTATCTGGCATTACAGCGTTGCAGCGCACTGGTGTTAGTTTTTCTTTGTAGATGATGGTTGGCTCTTTAAAAGCACAACCACAAAGAAGCATACCTAATGGTAATAAGCCTAATCGCATCATTTTCATCTCTCGCCCTCAAAGAATAACTCCTGGTAAGCCTTTAGCTTGGCCTCACAACTTTCATCTTTTAAATAAATTTTTTCTACTCTCTTAACCTCTTTGATAGGCTTTTGCTCTACCTTTACGCTCATCTTTGAAATAGCTTCATTTTGACTTTCAATGACGCTATTTGCAGCTTTTAAGTTTTGCTTTGACGTGTTAAGATCAAGAGCAATGCTTTTTATCTCAAGGTTCTTTGCGTCGATGCTTGCATTTAAAAAATGTATTTTTAGTGCAAAACTACCAATACATAGCAAAAAAACGGCACCAAAAATGATGCAAATTTTGGTATTAAGCAAGTAACCCACTTAGCACCTTCTTTGCCCGGTTTGGCGTTTGTTTTGCCCAAAGGCTATCTAGTCCATTCTTATAGGCTGCCTCATATTCACCAGACTTTATTAAATTAAGAGTGGTAACAAACTTTCTCACGCCTGGCACGCCCATTTGATAACACATTTCTATTACCACGTCTTGGACATTTTTTGGCTTATCTTCTAGCCAAGGAAAAGCTTCACAAACGCTAGGTATGAGCTTAATAAGCTTCATCTCTAAAATCTGATCTGCTACCGCTTTACTCATAGGCTCAACCTTGCCGCCATTTAGAAAGAGTTCGTCTTTACTAAGAGATGAAACCTTAAAGCCATATCCGATAGTAGGATACCCACGAGTATCCTGATATATGTGGCTTTTAAAGCCTTCGTTTTCTTTTATATTTTCTTTTAAGCTCATAAATCTTCGTTCTCCTCATCCCTATAAATATCAACTTCTACTACAAAGCTATATTTAAAAAGGCTATCTTCAAAGCCATCAAATTTCATCTCGCTTATGGCATCTTCACCAAAGATCGCAGACTTTGCGATAAATCTTTGCCTTAACTCATCAAGCCTAGATAGAGCGCTAAAATTATCATCAACTAGTGAATGCGATGCAAAAATGATCCTAAAACTTGCACGATCCTTTTTCCACGCCACACTTTTTATGCCATCAAAAAGTAGATAAACTCCGCCCTGAGGGCTTGCCTTTGATATGCAAATAGCCTCAGGTGCTATCTGTTTTAAAGACTTGTAAATTTGGACTAGATCATTCATACGCACTCCAGCCTAATGAAACTGTTAAATGTTGGCTTGCTTTCAAGTGGGCTTGCTTTTATCTCGCTTATAGCTTTACTTAAAAGTAAACTATCCTCTTCGCTTAGAGCGATTTTTAGATATAGCTTTAAGCGAATGAGAGCAAAGTCCATCATCGCCCAGCTCTTTACTACTCGTCCATTGCACTCTTCGTAGGTTTCGTGAGTAGCTACATCAAGAGCCTCATCTGTGATCTCTTCTGGGTTGAAAAGTACCGATTTAGCTCTTTTTGAAAAAGCCTCTTTAAATTCAGCTCGTGCAATCATTTCTGCTTGTTTTTCTTGTCTGACTTTGTAGATGAACCAGGCTCATCTTCGAGATCATCTCCATCAGTTGGATCCTGTACTAAAGACGTGTCTAACTTTGCAGATGAACCAAGCTCATCTTTGGGATCATCTCCATCAGTTGGATCCTGTACTAAAGACATGTCTGACTTTGTATACGATAGCTCAGGTTCCACAGATGTCTCAGGCTTGTTTAGTGGCTCTATCATTAGAGCTTTTTCATAAGCCTCTGCTTTTTCTTGCTCTAAAGTTACGACCTCGCCAGTCCTTACAAAGCTGCCATCTATCGCACTATCTTTTAAAACTATAAATTCCATTAATTCTCCTTTTAAAGAGTTGCTATGCTGACCCATTTTTTGATTATGATCTCATAGTCCACACTTGCATCAAAGATGTATTTTAGTGCTCTCTCTTCTGGGTCATACCAACGGTTGCGATTTATATCAAGGCATACGCCAAGAACTAAATTTTTAAGCGGAGTAGCCATGTAAACGCCTTTTGGCATTAAAGGACTAACTTCAAGCTTTACACCAAGCACACGATCAGCATTGCCATTTATTAGGTAGGTTGGTGCATTTAACGCTGAAATTTCTTTGTTGTACTCCTGCATGTCAGCTGTGCTTATTAAGATTACACTATCAACTAAGGCGTCTGGGTTGATTGATTGGGCAAGTGCTGTTAAGCGTTTGCTTACACTATCATTTGCGACATAAGTAACTTTTGTGACGTCATTACTATCTTTTGCTGTTTGGATCCAGCCTTTATGTAGCGTCTCAAAGCTATTTGCATAAGTATCACTTGTACCACTAAAGCCAAGAAGTGCAAGATCATTACCGAAAATTGTTCCAAAAGAGTTAAATGTTTCACTCTCAAAATTTGGATTATTTTGGTTGTCTGCTAGTGTATCTTGAAGTACCCTTGCAAAAAGTTGCACACTTTTTGCTTCTAGCTTTACGCCTGCTTTTTTAAGCTGCGTTCTTTGTGCATCGCTTGGTTTTTCGCCACTTGCTACACGTACCAAAACGCCCCTCATAGCATCCCAGCCATCAAGCTCTTTAGTTAAGCGACTCATTTTGTCAACATGAATTTTTTGCAAAAATTCACTATTGTCTTTAATCACATTTATAAGACTAGTTGCTTGCTCTGGAGTTAAACTACCACTTAGTGTCGCACTAGTAGCATTCATGCTGCCTTTTGCAATATCTTTTAAACCAAGTCCCTCTAACATTAAAGTATTCCTCCTACTATTTTGTCATCTGTTTTCTCTATATTTTTGCTTTGTTTGCTATCTTTTGCGACATCCTCAAGCTCGCTTATACGCTTCTCAAAGCCAAGGAGCTTCTTGTTAAGCTCATCCATACCTTCAACAAGCGTCTTTTTTATCTCCTCTGCTTGTGAAATTTCTTTTGTTTCTTTTTCCACTTTGTCCTCTCCTTTTTTAGTTTTTTCAAATTTCTTTAGTAGCTCGTTAAAACCATTTGCTATGGCAGCAGCTATTGAAGTATCGTTTTTTTGTACCTCTTCACGCTTCGCAAATCCTGCCATTGAAAGTCCTGCGATCTCGCCACTTTTTATAAGTTCTTTTAGCTCGTCGCTTTCTATCTTGATACCAACTGCCCAGCTTCCCACCTTCTCGCTCTTAAAGAGAGCATCGTTTTCTCTTACTATCCAGCTCTCAGCCACGTATGCTTTGCCGTCTGGCTTAAAGTCATGCTCCTTGTCTATGTTTTGACCTTTAAGATCCTTCATAAAAGCATAGGCAGCCTTTTCAATCTCGGCCGCGTCCGTAAAATCCCCCTGAGTATCTACTTCATCTGGTGAATACACAATCCCATATACAACGCCTTTTTCTTCGTCAAATTTGGCGATGCTCACATCTTTTTCAAAGCTTGGCTCACTTGCGTCACTTTTATAAATGATGCTCTTTTTGTTTGCACCAGCTTTTACAAGAGATATGTGCGTGATACTTAGGTTAGTTAGTTTGTTTGCCATCTTTTTACCTCTTTCATTTTTAAGCCAAAAAGGCTCTTTGCTAGTGGGCATTTTATAAGAAAGGCTATTTTTAGAAATGCTAAATAATGGTCATTTGCTAATGTTTTAAAAAATTTTTCAGATAAATTTACCCCTAGCGTAGATTAAAGATTTATGGTCTTAGTCTTTGCTCAAATTTAGGTAATAATAAGGAGTGAGTGTGGAGAACAAATTTATTTTTAAGTCAGATACTCCGAGTTTGCAACTCTCGTCTGATGTGCAAAACGGTGATTATATAGAGCCTTTTATAAGTTTTAGTGATCTTTTAGAGCTTCACTATGCAAACGTATATCACCGCCGTGCCATAAAAATAAAAGCCAATATGCTCTCTCAGATAGAAATAGATGAGAGCGATCTGGCAAAGTTTTTACCTCAAAATGTAAGTGAGAAAGAGTTTTTATTTGAGTTTTGCTATAACCTAGAGCTTTTTGGCAATGCTCCTATTGAAAAAGCTGGAGCTAAGACAAACTATAAACTCTACAATATACCAGCTCATGAGTGGCGAACCAATAAAGATAAGCAAATGTTTCAGGTAGGCAAATCTGGTAAAAAGATAAAACTTGATGGATACTATCTTAAATTTTATTCTCCAAGCTCAAGATACTACGGCGAGCCAGACTATCTTGCAGCTATGTGTCAGATTTTGACAAATAGGCAAGCAGACATGTATAACTACTCATTTTTCCAAAATGGAGCAAGGCCTGATCTTGCTATCATTCATGAAAACTCAGAGCCTAGCGAAGAACAAATAGCAGCTTACAAAAAATTTTTTAGTGAAAACTATAAAGGAAGTGCTAATGCGCATAAAACACTCCTATGCTATACAAACTCGATTGGCGAAAAGGATGCAAAAATTCGTTTTGAAAAGCTATCAGAAGTACAAGATCTAAGCTTTAAAGCACTAAAGGAAGTAAGCCGTGATGAGATAGCAGCAGCTCATGGTATTCCGCCACGTCTGCTTGGTATCATTCAAAGTGCCCAGCTTGGCGGAAGTGGAGAGCTTATAGGCCAACTTCACCAGTTTAACGAGCTTGAGATAAAACCAAAAATAGAGCTAATAGAAGGTTTTTTTAGAAGCATCGGTATAAAAGTGGTATTAAGTGCTGTTGATGTAACAAATTTTAAAGACGATGGCGAGATAGTTACGCAGCTTGTTGAAAGAGGGATCATCTCAATTTCTGAAGCTAGAAGTATACTTGGCTGGCAAAAGAATATTGAGTAGGATAAAAATAGTGTTTAAAAACGTTTAAACCCCCTTTAAAAACGTTTAAATACTAAAAGGCAATACAAATGTATTTTAATAATATAAAAGGGCTTTAAATGGCTTATAATGAAGAGTTTAAAAAAGAGTGTATAAATTTATTAAAAAGTGGCGTGAGCTCAGTGCTAGTTTCAAAGCAAATGAACGTATCTCGCCCAACATTACAAAAGTGGTTAGAGCAGGCAAATGATGAATTTAGTCTTGATGATGGTGTAAAGGCACTAAAAAAGCAGGTTGAGTGTTTAAGCAAAAAGAAAAAGTTAGTCCCTGATGAGACGGCCCAGCTTGCTGATCTTATAGTGGCGTTAAATAAGATCGAGAGCAAAAGCAAAGCAGCCAAAGAGCAAAAAGCCTATGTTTTGCCACCAGTAAGCTTAGACAAAAGTGCCAAAATTTTAAGAGATGAGATAGTAAAAGATGGCGAACTGTTTGCTTATCAAAAAGAATTTTTGCAAAGCGATGCTCAGTTTCGTATCGTACTAAAATCGCGCCAGATAGGCTTTAGCTACGTGGCAGCAGCTGACGCACTTATAGGAGCAGTTGGCGGTAGAAACCAGCTATTTTTGTCCGCTTCAGAAGAACAAGCGCTAATCCTAATGAGATATTTAAAACTATGGTCTGATAGGTTTGGAGTGGCTTTAGCAAAAGATAGTGAGACTGAGATAAAGCTAGAAAATGGCGCTATTATAAAAGCTCTCGCTCACAACTTTCGTACAGTTCAAGGTTTTACTGGTGATATTTGGATGGATGAGTTTGCATGGTACCCAAACCCTAAGAAAATTTGGCACGCTTTTGTGCCAAGCATCGGTGCTGTTAAAGGTCGCTTAACAATACTTTCAACACCATTTGAAGAAAAGAGCCTTTTTCATGAGCTGTACTTTGACGAGCAAAAGTATAAGATGTTTAAGCGGTTCCATGTTGATATTTATAGAGCTATGGGAGATGGGCTAGAGTTTGACCTTGAAACCATGAAAGCACTCTTTGATGCTGATACATGGGCTAGTGCTTATGAATGCGTCTTTATAGATGATGAGAGCAGCCTACTGTCTATTACGCTTATCAAAAGCTGCATAGATGAAAAGCTTAGCTATTTTAGCCCAAACTCAAACACTCCGCTGCTTTGTGGGTATGATATAGGAAGAGTTAGCGACCGTTCAACACTTGCAAGTGTGATCAATAGCGATGATACATATACTCTTGCTATGCTTAATGTGCTTGCAAAAGCTAGCTTTAAAGAGCAAGAAGATGTCTTAAGCTCTCACCTGCGCTCCTACCCACTAGCAACCCTTGATATGGATAAAACCGGCATCGGTCTAAATTTAACAGAAACTATGCATGCTAAATTTAAAAGCAGGGTAAATGGAGTATATTTTACAGCTGGCACAAAGGAGCAAATGGCTCTAAATTTAAAGAAACTCTTTGAAGATAAAAAGATAAGCATACCAAACGATCCACTTTTAATCAGTGATCTTCACGCCATAAAACGCACAGCAGGAACAAAAAGCTTTAAGTATGATGCAAAAAGAAACGAGTATGGTCACGCAGATAGGTTTTGGGCATTAGCTTTAGCTTGTCGTAAGATAGAGGCTGTTGTAAAAAGAAAAGGCGGCGGAGCGGTGATATTATAAATAAAGGGGGGGGTGATAAAATCCAAGTAGAGCCAAAAGGCTCTACTCTTAGCAAGGCTCAATTATTTAAAATGTCTCCCAACATTTCAATTTGCAACAGTATAAAAATGCACTATTTTTAAGTATTTGTATATAATTTGTAAGTGCGTCCACTTTTAACCCTGTGAATGTCACCTAGTTCATTTGCAAAATAAAGCACATATCTCATTATCTCGATGTCATACTCTTTAAAATACTGATAGATTTGAGTTTGAAACATACCTTCATTTTTGGCTACTATACCAATGATTTTTTTAATGCAATCGTTATAGAGTGGATCTTTGTATGCAAAATAAATCATAATTTTTTTAAATTGGTCTTTTTCTTGTTGTGTGTGTCTATCTCCGACCATCTCGTAAGCTACTCTTTGTAAGGCAAAACGCATAGCATCAAACTCTCGCCTTTCATAATAATCTATAATTTCAATAGGTGTGTTATCTGGATATTCTTGTATAATTTCAGCTTCTAATACTTCGTCTTGTTTAATCGTTTGTATTTTATTGTTTACTTTTGTCAATTCTTGTTTCTTATGTTCTATTTCTTTTGGTTTATCCTTTAAATCTTGTTGCTTTGTTTTACATTGTAGTTCTATCTCTATATATTTTTTAGCCAATTTATTGGCTTCTTGATGTTTTAGTTTTTCTCTTTTATCTTTTATAAGCTCTTTTATCGCTTTTTTATCAAGCATTTTTGATTTAAAAGCTTGTAAAATTTGGATTATTTCTGATTGTGGATATTTTTCAAGTTCAAGCTCAATTATAATCTTAAGTTCATCTGATGTAGGCTTATAGCCTAAGATTTTACTCCATTTTTTTAAATCCCGATGATTTAATATCATAAAAACAACCAAAGCAAGTATAAAAATAGCAATAAACCAATGCATTTTTAGCCTTTTTTATGAAATTATATCACTTAATGTTATTAATGGAACTTGTTATAAATTTTACTGTCTCATCTCCTATATCCTTAGCTAATTGCTCTTTTGCCTTTACAAAGCTAGCGCTACTTATATACTCGCTAAAAGCTTTCTCGATATATGGGTTTGCCTTTGTGCCAGGGTGATTTACACTTTTGCCAAAAATTTGACCGCTCTTTTTGTTTGCAAGAGCCTTCATCTTTTTTGGCTTTATAACATGTGGCCTTGTACCAAAATATACAAATTTAGCATAAGGTGCAAGCTTTGTATTTCCCACACTTATGCTAAAACTATCTATCTTCTCGTCAAAAACTTGTATATCTTTTTTAAGATTACCAGTTTTATATGGCGCTAATTGCTTCGCTCTATATCTTACCCCTGAGCCTATGCGAAATAAAAACCTTTTTAAAGCACTATTAAAATTCATTAAAACCTACTAAGCTCTTTTTTTGGCTACATACTCTAAGCACGAGCACAAATCTCCGCTAAATTTTTCACCACTATCAAAGAAAAAATCATGCTCGCTTCCATTATCTATTGCAGTCTTTACATACTCTATAAAGCTAGCAAGATCGCCTACGCATGAACATACATCAGCACTTTTATCCTTTAGGCTTTTATCACTTGTTATAATAAGTTCTATGCCGCTATCAAAAACAAAATATTTCATATCTGCCACCATCTCTTTATGACTTCGATTTTATCCTTTTTGGCATAATTTTCAAAGTATTTTTTTAATGCTTGATTGTCTTTTGTAGGAAATATAGTGTCTATTTTATCACCATCAAAAATTATAATATAGCCATTTTGTGTTTTTGCTATTGATTTTTGCTCAACATTTGTATGTGGAGCTATATGTGTGATAGAGTTAAGTGCTGAGACTATCTTTGCTGCTGATGTACGTTGCAGCAAATTTGCACTATGCTTTTTATCATTTGCGTTTACAAAAGTCAGCACCCTCTCCACGCCCATTTTATCTATGTGTCTTATGATCTCGTCTTTGCCCGGTGCTTCGCTGGCTCTCATTGTCACGCCATCATTTTCATATTCATCAACCCATGCCGGCACGATCTCTGTTCTACACCTAAAATGATATGGCGGCATGCCAAAGTTACTATCCATCTTATCGCTTCTACCATTATATGGTGCTTTTGCCCATGTAGCTGCTGCCTTTTTGCTGGCCATATCTTTTGCATTCATGATATTATCGCACTGTCTTTCTATGTGCTCTGCTGGTATGAGCCTACCATTCATCGATCTACATATAGCGCTTGTTCTACTATCCATCACAGCTACTACTTTATAGTATTTTACGCCGTATTTCCTAGCCTGATTTACTGTTGATATGTTTTGATTTTGGCTGATGATATGATCACTCACTCCCTCAAAGTATCTTACGCTTTGCTTTAGCTCACTTGCAAATTCGTCTTTTAGTCTCTGTGCTAGTTCGCTTCTTGCTACCTCGCCACGAAAAGCACTCTCAATGATATCTTTTAGCCTATCACTAAAGTCTTTGTTAAACTCTTTGCCAACCCAATAGAAGTTATTTCTCATAGCGTTTATAGCCCTTATGTCTATCTCATCAAAGACTATATTTACGGCTATATTTTTACCTGCAAGCACGGCGTAAATTTCTTCAAGATTATTTGGATTTATACTTAGTCCCATTGATGAAATTTTAGAATTTACAAGCTCTTTTAACACCTTTTTATCAATGTTATAATTCTCATTTATAAATATAAGTAAATTTGCAAGCTGTGCCTCTAGCTCCTTTTTAGCTAGCTTCGCATTTTGTTTTATAAACTCATCTACTAGCTCGCTAACGCTCTTGTTTTTGTCAAATTTAGCCTTTAAAAGTGTTCTTAGAAGTAGCTCGTTATTCATTTTTTATACCCTTAAGATCGCCAAGCTCTTTAGTAGCCTTAGCATACTCTTGCCAGTACGGATCACAAAAAAGTGCTTCGATACTCACAAAGCTTCTTTTACACTTATCACAAACTCTATAACGCTTGTTTTGCAAGCCTTTCATAGTATTTAAAACCTTAGTCTTTTCAAAACCGCAGTAAGGACAAAACATAAAAATCCTTTTTATATATTTTTAAAAAATATTAGCTTTTTTTAGGATTTTTTTCACATTTTATAACGGCACTTAGTCCAGTAATGATCTTTGTAGCTTGGCTTGAGTTTAGTAAGGCTATGTTTGTCACAAGTGCTCCGATCTGGCGGTAGTAAAATCTCCTAGCACTATTTTCATCCCAGCCAAGAACGTCTATCAAAACCTCTATCTTTTTAAGCTGCTTCTGCGTGATAGCGCCTTTTTTGAAAATGCGCCTACCTTTAATGTCTGGCTCAAAGCCTAGCCTATCATCTACCCTCTCTTGTAATATATCAAGAGCCAAATTTAGCTCGCTTATGCTAAGTTCCTTGCTGCTCTCTACACCAAAGCGAAGCATTAGCCATTCTTGCCAAGCTCCATTTTCTACGATCTGCTTGTAAAGTGGGTTTATATGGATGAGTGTTAAAAGTCTCTTTCTATACTCACTTTGGTTCATATTAGCCCCCTTATATCAAGCTCACGTCTTGCAAATTTTTCGCTCACTCCAGCACATCTTGCAAGCTTAGCTACATTTAGTCTGCCATTTTTAAATTTATAAAAATCCTCATCGTAACCAAGTGCATTTTTCAGCCTAAAAAGTGCATTTTCATGTCTTTTAATGGCTAAATTTCTTAGGTGTTCTCTTTGCTTAAAGCTCATCTCTTGCCCTTATTGCTTCTCTTAATTGATCAAAGAGGTTGGCTAGATCTTTATCCATCTGCTTTTTAGGCTCTTTTTGTGCCAGCTTTGCGATTACGTCGGTGAAGTAAATTCCATTTTGCTTTATCTCTTTGGCGTGGATCTTCCAAAACTCACGTAAATTTGCCTTTATAGGCTCTAAATTGTTGTTAAAATACGTCTGATCATTTGGTGAAACAAAGTAAAAGATCAATGTTTGATACTCTATGCTTGCCCCTTTTAGTGAATACTTTAGGCAGCTATCTTTTAATGCATATTCACTCATCTCTTTTAAAAGTTTCATTTAATATCCCTTTATATTTTAGGCTTTCTCTTTTAGCTCTGGCTCAAGCATGCTAAGCCAATACGCATCGAGCTTTTGGTTAAACTCAGCTATCACTTCATCTCTAGGGCGCAAGCACTTAAATTCTTTTATCTGTGCTTCTTTGTTGGCTGTATGAAAATTAGCTACCGCTTCTTCAAAAGTCAAAAATAGTTCCTTTGTTTTTAAGCCTTAATCAAGCCCTAAAATTTAGGGCTTTGTTAAAGCTTAGAGCATGCTAACAGCTGGTGCTTTCTCCTTTATCTCTAAGCACTCTTTTAAGCCATCATCATTTAATGCAAGCTCCTTTAGTTTCTTTTCAGGCTTATAGACGCACTCAGTTTTTACAAGTAGATCAAATTTGTCTGCAAGCAAATTTCTAAGCATCTCTTCATCACTTACTTTTACATCCCAGCCAAAACTAACTTTTACGCCGTTTTCTTCGCCTACAAAGCTTATGGTGGTAGCCTCATTCTCGCATAGTGCATCCCTAGCAAAACAAACAATGACATCTTTATGCTCCTTTAGCTTCTCGTTAAGGGCGTCTATTTGCATCTTTATCTCGCAAAAATCCTCTACCGCGCGAGTTAGTTTTTTGTCGCTTATTTCGTTCTCACTTTTGCCTATTTTTACTCTCATTTTTCTCTCCTTTCTTAGATTTTTTAGCCCTTTTAGGATTTTGTGCTAGTTTTTTGTCTAAACTCGCCATCTCTTCTCCTTTAAATTTCTAACTCACTTATGCCAAGCTCTCTTGCATATTCTCTTTCCATATCCATGCCTTTTGAAAACTCACTAGCTGGATGCTTTGAAAAATATACATAAGAGCAGTGGCTAAGCATTTCAAGTCCAGCCTTTAGCACCTCGTCTCTTTGCTCCTCGCTAAACACACCACTAAATGCAAGCACAGGGCTAAGCGGTATATATCCAGCTTCTTTTACCTTTCTGCACTCTTCTTTAGCTACCATGCAAGCCATAAAATCAGCATTTACCTTACCGCTTTTAAAGGCAGCATAAGGGCTAGCAACATATACAAGTCTCATTGTCTCTTTCAAGCTCTTCTCCTTTCTTTTTGCATGCTTGTCTGGCTTTGCATAGCTTCGTTGTGATTTCGCTTGCCGCACTGCGTCGGACAAAACGTCCGTCTCATTTGCAAACCAATAAGGGCTAGCAACATATGCAAGTCTCATTGTCTCTTTCATCTATCTCCTTTGTAAAATTTTGACTTAAAAAAGCCCTCTATTAAGGGCTTTGTAAAATCAAATACTTAAAGTATCAACTACAAAATCGCTATCTTTCACATAGATATATAAGCCTCTTACTTCGTAAAATTTCTTTGAGTAAGATGCAAACATTCCCTTTATCATGGCTCTCTCCTTATGCTTTTATGCCTTGATATATCTCATCGCTATCGCTTTTTGCCTTATGCTCTTCAAGCAAAGCCATAAGCTCTCTTATCTCTTGCCATTTTTTGAAATTTCTTGGGTGAGATAGCTTTAAAAGTGCGCCTTTTTCTATTCTACGCACTTGCTCTACGCTTAGATTTAGCACCAAAGCTATCTCTTTTAGTGTCATTTTTCTATCCCAAGATAACCATGTCAATCGCCGTAGCAACGACACTCTCATCAACAAGGCATCCATTTAGCTCAGCTAGCCTCAAAGCCTTTTTATATAGCTTTGCACTGCTTCTAAAGTTACCTTTGCAGTAGGCAAATATCTCTTTTGTATAGATCTTCTCACACTCATCTTTGCTAAGCCCTTGCATGCACCATTTGCCACAAATTCGGCTAAAAAGCTGTCTTAGCTCCTTGTTTTTACCCATTAGATTTTTTAGTAGTATCTCTGTGCCACAAAGTATTAGCGGAGTGCGTGAGAAGTCATAAATTCTTCTTAGATCTTCAAGAGCCTTTAGCGGTAGATGCTCCGCCTCATCTACCATTATCACCTTATCGCTACTCTTTAAAAACCTTGCTACCGCCTTTAGCTTTGTGCTTAGCCCACCACTAGCATCGATCTTTAAAGCCTCGCATAGATCTTCAAGCAAAACCTTAGCGCTCGTGTGACAAGTTGCCTCTATCAAAACCACATTTGGATTATTCTTGGCAAATTCTTTCAAAACTGTTGTCTTGCCACTTCCAGCAAAGCCATATATTAGCCCTATCTCTTTTTCGGCTATCGCCTCACTTATGATGAAATTTGCCATCTTTACATCGCTAGTTACGTAAAACTCATTTTCTTTTGCGTTTGCGTGAAAATTCTTAGCTTTTTTGTTAAAATTATCGATGTAAGCATTGATTTTTGCATTTACTGCATCGCTATCGCCCTTATAACTTCCGGCACGAAGTTGGCTTATTAGCGATGCACTCACTCCTATTGCACGTGCAAGTGCTGATGCACTTATGTTGTTACTAGATAAAAATTCATCTAGCTTTTTTATACTTTCACTCATTACTACTCCTTTTAGTTAGTTTCATTGACTATTTCTTGCCAACTTTTTATCTTTTTCTCTTTTTTTACATCACTGCCAGCTACAGCCAAAAGCTCATCATCAAAAGCTCTATTTTTAGTCAGTGATCGGCTGCTTTTTTGAGCTGCTTCGATCTCTTTGCTCTCATTATTTACGCCCTTTAGCTCAGGCTTTAGCGCTCTTTTGGCTTCAAGGCCCATGACCATTTGTTTAAACTCTTCTTGGCTCTTATCTCTTGCCTCGCTAGCATCAGCTTTTATATCACGCAAGCGTTTGCTAAAGAGCTTTCTAGCTGCTTTTGCTTCCTCAACACTTACGCCCTCATTCATATCAAGAACATTTGCCACGCCTATAAATTTCTTGTCATCTTCATCCCAGACAAAACACTCATTTATGTTGTCTATGTTTTCTCGGATGGTAACTCGCTCATACCCAAACATCTGAGCGTTATAAAA
This window harbors:
- a CDS encoding AAA family ATPase — encoded protein: MSESIKKLDEFLSSNNISASALARAIGVSASLISQLRAGSYKGDSDAVNAKINAYIDNFNKKAKNFHANAKENEFYVTSDVKMANFIISEAIAEKEIGLIYGFAGSGKTTVLKEFAKNNPNVVLIEATCHTSAKVLLEDLCEALKIDASGGLSTKLKAVARFLKSSDKVIMVDEAEHLPLKALEDLRRIYDFSRTPLILCGTEILLKNLMGKNKELRQLFSRICGKWCMQGLSKDECEKIYTKEIFAYCKGNFRSSAKLYKKALRLAELNGCLVDESVVATAIDMVILG
- a CDS encoding sigma factor-like helix-turn-helix DNA-binding protein, translated to MTLKEIALVLNLSVEQVRRIEKGALLKLSHPRNFKKWQEIRELMALLEEHKAKSDSDEIYQGIKA
- a CDS encoding DUF1937 family protein, whose amino-acid sequence is MKETMRLAYVASPYWFANETDVLSDAVRQAKSQRSYAKPDKHAKRKEKSLKETMRLVYVASPYAAFKSGKVNADFMACMVAKEECRKVKEAGYIPLSPVLAFSGVFSEEQRDEVLKAGLEMLSHCSYVYFSKHPASEFSKGMDMEREYARELGISELEI